A genome region from Gopherus flavomarginatus isolate rGopFla2 chromosome 9, rGopFla2.mat.asm, whole genome shotgun sequence includes the following:
- the LOC127058172 gene encoding uncharacterized protein LOC127058172, translated as MESSEQGEVGDGVEDEYSDATGVEGDTPESQDTGSQELFSSPEETSQSQQLEADVDEEAEDRARGNSNNAAVSPASHRLQNLRRNPRKSKEELIKTVLNHYNRESRKTEEWRNTVHEWRQRESRRKELSAKKIARQMMSLLSRQTKSFESLVAMQTNIYRDNPQPSQSTLPCPPVYPQNSFLQQPVPYYHQLPPTPIRSPTNQDIYNSYPVHSTPIILQQSNGDLHQTDTIE; from the exons atggagagttcagagcagggagaagtgggggatggtgtagaggatgaatacagtgatgctactggcgtggagggagacaccccggagtctcaggacacaggcagccaggagctcttctccagccctgaggagactagccagtcgcagcagctggaagcggacgttgatgaggaagctgaggatcgtgctcgtg gGAACTCGAATAATGCAGCTGTATCACCGGCCTCACATAGATTACAGAACTTGAGgcgcaatcctaggaaatcaaaagaggaattgatcaagaccgttctgaaccactacaacagggaaagtaggaagactgaggaATGGAGAAAtactgtacatgaatggaggcagagagaaagcaggagaaaggaattgtctgccaaaaaaatagccaggcagatgatgagcctcctgtctcgccaaaccaagtcttttgagtctcttgtagccatgcagacaaatatataCCGTGATAACCCACAGCCTTCCCAAAGCACTCTTCCTTGTCCCCCTGTATATCCTCAAAACagctttctgcagcagccagttccttattatcaccagctgcccccaacacctataagatcaccTACTAACCAAGATATCTATAATTCTTAcccagtgcactccacccccatcattctgcagcaaagtaaTGGTGACTTGCATCAGACAGACACAATTGAGTAA